NNNNNNNNNNNNNNNNNNNNNNNNNNNNNNNNNNNNNNNNNNNNNNNNNNNNNNNNNNNNNNNNNNNNNNNNNNNNNNNNNNNNNNNNNNNNNNNNNNNNNNNNNNNNNNNNNNNNNNNNNNNNNNNNNNNNNNNNNNNNNNNNNNNNNNNNNNNNNNNNNNNNNNNNNNNNNNNNNNNNNNNNNNNNNNNNNNNNNNNNNNNNNNNNNNNNNNNNNNNNNNNNNNNNNNNNNNNNNNNNNNNNNNNNNNNNNNNNNNNNNNNNNNNNNNNNNNNNNNNNNNNNNNNNNNNNNNNNNNNNNNNNNNNNNNNNNNNNNNNNNNNNNNNNNNNNNNNNNNNNNNNNNNNNNNNNNNNNNNNNNNNNNNNNNNNNNNNNNNNNNNNNNNNNNNNNNNNNNNNNNNNNNNNNNNNNNNNNNNNNNNNNNNNNNNNNNNNNNNNNNNNNNNNNNNNNNNNNNNNNNNNNNNNNNNNNNNNNNNNNNNNNNNNNNNNNNNNNNNNNNNNNNNNNNNNNNNNNNNNNNNNNNNNNNNNNNNNNNNNNNNNNNNNNNNNNNNNNNNNNNNNNNNNNNNNNNNNNNNNNNNNNNNNNNNNNNNNNNNNNNNNNNNNNNNNNNNNNNNNNNNNNNNNNNNNNNNNNNNNNNNNNNNNNNNNNNNNNNNNNNNNNNNNNNNNNNNNNNNNNNNNNNNNNNNNNNNNNNNNNNNNNNNNNNNNNNNNNNNNNNNNNNNNNNNNNNNNNNNNNNNNNNNNNNNNNNNNNNNNNNNNNNNNNNNNNNNNNNNNNNNNNNNNNNNNNNNNNNNNNNNNNNNNNNNNNNNNNNNNNNNNNNNNNNNNNNNNNNNNNNNNNNNNNNNNNNNNNNNNNNNNNNNNNNNNNNNNNNNNNNNNNNNNNNNNNNNNNNNNNNNNNNNNNNNNNNNNNNNNNNNNNNNNNNNNNNNNNNNNNNNNNNNNNNNNNNNNNNNNNNNNNNNNNNNNNNNNNNNNNNNNNNNNNNNNNNNNNNNNNNNNNNNNNNNNNNNNNNNNNNNNNNNNNNNNNNNNNNNNNNNNNNNNNNNNNNNNNNNNNNNNNNNNNNNNNNNNNNNNNNNNNNNNNNNNNNNNNNNNNNNNNNNNNNNNNNNNNNNNNNNNNNNNNNNNNNNNNNNNNNNNNNNNNNNNNNNNNNNNNNNNNNNNNNNNNNNNNNNNNNNNNNNNNNNNNNNNNNNNNNNNNNNNNNNNNNNNNNNNNNNNNNNNNNNNNNNNNNNNNNNNNNNNNNNNNNNNNNNNNNNNNNNNNNNNNNNNNNNNNNNNNNNNNNNNNNNNNNNNNNNNNNNNNNNNNNNNNNNNNNNNNNNNNNNNNNNNNNNNNNNNNNNNNNNNNNNNNNNNNNNNNNNNNNNNNNNNNNNNNNNNNNNNNNNNNNNNNNNNNNNNNNNNNNNNNNNNNNNNNNNNNNNNNNNNNNNNNNNNNNNNNNNNNNNNNNNNNNNNNNNNNNNNNNNNNNNNNNNNNNNNNNNNNNNNNNNNNNNNNNNNNNNNNNNNNNNNNNNNNNNNNNNNNNNNNNNNNNNNNNNNNNNNNNNNNNNNNNNNNNNNNNNNNNNNNNNNNNNNNNNNNNNNNNNNNNNNNNNNNNNNNNNNNNNNNNNNNNNNNNNNNNNNNNNNNNNNNNNNNNNNNNNNNNNNNNNNNNNNNNNNNNNNNNNNNNNNNNNNNNNNNNNNNNNNNNNNNNNNNNNNNNNNNNNNNNNNNNNNNNNNNNNNNNNNNNNNNNNNNNNNNNNNNNNNNNNNNNNNNNNNNNNNNNNNNNNNNNNNNNNNNNNNNNNNNNNNNNNNNNNNNNNNNNNNNNNNNNNNNNNNNNNNNNNNNNNNNNNNNNNNNNNNNNNNNNNNNNNNNNNNNNNNNNNNNNNNNNNNNNNNNNNNNNNNNNNNNNNNNNNNNNNNNNNNNNNNNNNNNNNNNNNNNNNNNNNNNNNNNNNNNNNNNNNNNNNNNNNNNNNNNNNNNNNNNNNNNNNNNNNNNNNNNNNNNNNNNNNNNNNNNNNNNNNNNNNNNNNNNNNNNNNNNNNNNNNNNNNNNNNNNNNNNNNNNNNNNNNNNNNNNNNNNNNNNNNNNNNNNNNNNNNNNNNNNNNNNNNNNNNNNNNNNNNNNNNNNNNNNNNNNNNNNNNNNNNNNNNNNNNNNNNNNNNNNNNNNNNNNNNNNNNNNNNNNNNNNNNNNNNNNNNNNNNNNNNNNNNNNNNNNNNNNNNNNNNNNNNNNNNNNNNNNNNNNNNNNNNNNNNNNNNNNNNNNNNNNNNNNNNNNNNNNNNNNNNNNNNNNNNNNNNNNNNNNNNNNNNNNNNNNNNNNNNNNNNNNNNNNNNNNNNNNNNNNNNNNNNNNNNNNNNNNNNNNNNNNNNNNNNNNNNNNNNNNNNNNNNNNNNNNNNNNNNNNNNNNNNNNNNNNNNNNNNNNNNNNNNNNNNNNNNNNNNNNNNNNNNNNNNNNNNNNNNNNNNNNNNNNNNNNNNNNNNNNNNNNNNNNNNNNNNNNNNNNNNNNNNNNNNNNNNNNNNNNNNNNNNNNNNNNNNNNNNNNNNNNNNNNNNNNNNNNNNNNNNNNNNNNNNNNNNNNNNNNNNNNNNNNNNNNNNNNNNNNNNNNNNNNNNNNNNNNNNNNNNNNNNNNNNNNNNNNNNNNNNNNNNNNNNNNNNNNNNNNNNNNNNNNNNNNNNNNNNNNNNNNNNNNNNNNNNNNNNNNNNNNNNNNNNNNNNNNNNNNNNNNNNNNNNNNNNNNNNNNNNNNNNNNNNNNNNNNNNNNNNNNNNNNNNNNNNNNNNNNNNNNNNNNNNNNNNNNNNNNNNNNNNNNNNNNNNNNNNNNNNNNNNNNNNNNNNNNNNNNNNNNNNNNNNNNNNNNNNNNNNNNNNNNNNNNNNNNNNNNNNNNNNNNNNNNNNNNNNNNNNNNNNNNNNNNNNNNNNNNNNNNNNNNNNNNNNNNNNNNNNNNNNNNNNNNNNNNNNNNNNNNNNNNNNNNNNNNNNNNNNNNNNNNNNNNNNNNNNNNNNNNNNNNNNNNNNNNNNNNNNNNNNNNNNNNNNNNNNNNNNNNNNNNNNNNNNNNNNNNNNNNNNNNNNNNNNNNNNNNNNNNNNNNNNNNNNNNNNNNNNNNNNNNNNNNNNNNNNNNNNNNNNNNNNNNNNNNNNNNNNNNNNNNNNNNNNNNNNNNNNNNNNNNNNNNNNNNNNNNNNNNNNNNNNNNNNNNNNNNNNNNNNNNNNNNNNNNNNNNNNNNNNNNNNNNNNNNNNNNNNNNNNNNNNNNNNNNNNNNNNNNNNNNNNNNNNNNNNNNNNNNNNNNNNNNNNNNNNNNNNNNNNNNNNNNNNNNNNNNNNNNNNNNNNNNNNNNNNNNNNNNNNNNNNNNNNNNNNNNNNNNNNNNNNNNNNNNNNNNNNNNNNNNNNNNNNNNNNNNNNNNNNNNNNNNNNNNNNNNNNNNNNNNNNNNNNNNNNNNNNNNNNNNNNNNNNNNNNNNNNNNNNNNNNNNNNNNNNNNNNNNNNNNNNNNNNNNNNNNNNNNNNNNNNNNNNNNNNNNNNNNNNNNNNNNNNNNNNNNNNNNNNNNNNNNNNNNNNNNNNNNNNNNNNNNNNNNNNNNNNNNNNNNNNNNNNNNNNNNNNNNNNNNNNNNNNNNNNNNNNNNNNNNNNNNNNNNNNNNNNNNNNNNNNNNNNNNNNNNNNNNNNNNNNNNNNNNNNNNNNNNNNNNNNNNNNNNNNNNNNNNNNNNNNNNNNNNNNNNNNNNNNNNNNNNNNNNNNNNNNNNNNNNNNNNNNNNNNNNNNNNNNNNNNNNNNNNNNNNNNNNNNNNNNNNNNNNNNNNNNNNNNNNNNNNNNNNNNNNNNNNNNNNNNNNNNNNNNNNNNNNNNNNNNNNNNNNNNNNNNNNNNNNNNNNNNNNNNNNNNNNNNNNNNNNNNNNNNNNNNNNNNNNNNNNNNNNNNNNNNNNNNNNNNNNNNNNNNNNNNNNNNNNNNNNNNNNNNNNNNNNNNNNNNNNNNNNNNNNNNNNNNNNNNNNNNNNNNNNNNNNNNNNNNNNNNNNNNNNNNNNNNNNNNNNNNNNNNNNNNNNNNNNNNNNNNNNNNNNNNNNNNNNNNNNNNNNNNNNNNNNNNNNNNNNNNNNNNNNNNNNNNNNNNNNNNNNNNNNNNNNNNNNNNNNNNNNNNNNNNNNNNNNNNNNNNNNNNNNNNNNNNNNNNNNNNNNNNNNNNNNNNNNNNNNNNNNNNNNNNNNNNNNNNNNNNNNNNNNNNNNNNNNNNNNNNNNNNNNNNNNNNNNNNNNNNNNNNNNNNNNNNNNNNNNNNNNNNNNNNNNNNNNNNNNNNNNNNNNNNNNNNNNNNNNNNNNNNNNNNNNNNNNNNNNNNNNNNNNNNNNNNNNNNNNNNNNNNNNNNNNNNNNNNNNNNNNNNNNNNNNNNNNNNNNNNNNNNNNNNNNNNNNNNNNNNNNNNNNNNNNNNNNNNNNNNNNNNNNNNNNNNNNNNNNNNNNNNNNNNNNNNNNNNNNNNNNNNNNNNNNNNNNNNNNNNNNNNNNNNNNNNNNNNNNNNNNNNNNNNNNNNNNNNNNNNNNNNNNNNNNNNNNNNNNNNNNNNNNNNNNNNNNNNNNNNNNNNNNNNNNNNNNNNNNNNNNNNNNNNNNNNNNNNNNNNNNNNNNNNNNNNNNNNNNNNNNNNNNNNNNNNNNNNNNNNNNNNNNNNNNNNNNNNNNNNNNNNNNNNNNNNNNNNNNNNNNNNNNNNNNNNNNNNNNNNNNNNNNNNNNNNNNNNNNNNNNNNNNNNNNNNNNNNNNNNNNNNNNNNNNNNNNNNNNNNNNNNNNNNNNNNNNNNNNNNNNNNNNNNNNNNNNNNNNNNNNNNNNNNNNNNNNNNNNNNNNNNNNNNNNNNNNNNNNNNNNNNNNNNNNNNNNNNNNNNNNNNNNNNNNNNNNNNNNNNNNNNNNNNNNNNNNNNNNNNNNNNNNNNNNNNNNNNNNNNNNNNNNNNNNNNNNNNNNNNNNNNNNNNNNNNNNNNNNNNNNNNNNNNNNNNNNNNNNNNNNNNNNNNNNNNNNNNNNNNNNNNNNNNNNNNNNNNNNNNNNNNNNNNNNNNNNNNNNNNNNNNNNNNNNNNNNNNNNNNNNNNNNNNNNNNNNNNNNNNNNNNNNNNNNNNNNNNNNNNNNNNNNNNNNNNNNNNNNNNNNNNNNNNNNNNNNNNNNNNNNNNNNNNNNNNNNNNNNNNNNNNNNNNNNNNNNNNNNNNNNNNNNNNNNNNNNNNNNNNNNNNNNNNNNNNNNNNNNNNNNNNNNNNNNNNNNNNNNNNNNNNNNNNNNNNNNNNNNNNNNNNNNNNNNNNNNNNNNNNNNNNNNNNNNNNNNNNNNNNNNNNNNNNNNNNNNNNNNNNNNNNNNNNNNNNNNNNNNNNNNNNNNNNNNNNNNNNNNNNNNNNNNNNNNNNNNNNNNNNNNNNNNNNNNNNNNNNNNNNNNNNNNNNNNNNNNNNNNNNNNNNNNNNNNNNNNNNNNNNNNNNNNNNNNNNNNNNNNNNNNNNNNNNNNNNNNNNNNNNNNNNNNNNNNNNNNNNNNNNNNNNNNNNNNNNNNNNNNNNagacatgtcctgcacatagaaaagttgagtgacatctttagttGTGACGAATGGTTCATCTTGATAGCCAAGCTcgttgaggtctaccgttgtcattccgtactcgtcaatatcgacaccttttcctgtgagtttaacccattgacaacgaaatagaggtatcttcaacggcccatagttgagttcccagatctcttcaatgtaaccaaaatatgagttcgtttggccactagagtcggtggcatctatacggacaccactattttaattggtgctcttgttatcttggactcttgtataaaatgtgtaaccattagtttcgtatccttggtacatcaggattgaatttgccggacccctggccagccaagctagctgctcatgaatttgatcgttggccatgacttccttctgcaaccaggtggcgaatgtatcgttatgatgttttgtaatccatgtctcagacttcaaagggtttatgcttcgcacaatttgcatgtgctcctccatgtatggagccaccaagactgattgttgcagaactgtgagatgtgctttgctcaacgtggcatgatctgtggcatttactgatttttttCCAAGtatgccctttccaatcagccgcccctcatgacgtgatactggaatcccaattgggcagagttcttccacatagtcaacacagaactcaatgacctcctctgtgacgtaacccttcgcattgcttccttctggacgagcccgattaccaacatatttctttaggactgcaaagtatcattcaaaagggaacatattatgaaggaaaacaggaccgagaataccaatctctttgaccaggtgaactagaagatgcgtcataatattgaagaatggtggaggaaatatcatttcaagacagactaaactttggacaacatcctcttgtagcctggttaaactcgatggatcgattgccttctgagaaattgtgttgagaaaggtgcatagctttataattgttgctcaaatattagctggtagaatacctctaagtgcaactggaatcaattgcgtcatcaacacgtgacagtcatgggactttacgtgtgcaaatttcttctctttcaagttcagtagcctctttatattcaaagagtagcctgatgggaccttcatactgttcaaacagtcgaacatactttgcttctcttccttactaagagtgtagcacgcaggacctagataatgacatcctttatctcttttttttggatgtagggcggcccgttgtttcatacattgaagatcttgccgcacttccaatgtatcctttggcttaccgtagacaccaaggaagactagaaggttcacacaaagattttttattaggtgcatcacatcaattgtgtggtggacgtctaagacttcccaataaggtaactcccaaaaaatactcttcttccacataggtgcacgtctgtcatcactctgcactgatatACTGtcgggtccttttccgaatactacttttaaatctttgaccatttcaaatactattttcccacaacggtgtctaggcttggtacgatgatctgcctttccatcacagtgagcatgcctcctccttaatgggtgcttgatcggaagaaatcgacgatgacccatacacacgatcttcctacagtgcttgaggtacgtgctgtcggtttcttctaaacaatgggtatgttgccctataacccttattggattgtccggagaggttacttagtgctggccaatcgttggtggttacgaaaagtaatgcacaaaggttaaaatgatcctctgcgtgcgcatcccacatacgaacaccctcctctttccacaacaatagaagatcctcaatcagtggtttcagatacacatctatattgttaccgggttgcttcgggccggggataagcaccggcatcataatgaatttccgcttcatacacaaccagggaggaaggttgtatatacagagtgtcacaggccaggtactatggccactgctctgctcaccgaaaggattcatgccatccgtacttgagccaaaccttatattcctcgcatcatttgcaaatgttgggaatgttctgtccacttttctccactgcgacccatcagcggggtgcctcaacatattgtcttgcttacgtggtattagagggaaataccacatcacttTGGCAGGCACCCttttcttgacacgcatcccctcaacgttgCCTGGATCACCCTCTTCTCAACACGCACCCTCCTCTGTTTCGCAATCTttctcagcttcgcgcagcatctgaccaagatcatcttctacaacgtatccttcagtatcttcttcaggctcacccattgcagtgtcattgaaaaaggcattataattggctgcaaagtcaggaatcctgtcctcttcttctacattattatccagcataattcctctttcgccatgcttggtccaaacatagtagttcggcatgaaaccactattgaacaagtgactatggatggttcttgatgatgaataatccttctcattcttacagaatttgcatggacaacaaACGAAAccaccatacttgtgtttctcggccgcttctatgaattcatgcacgccatcaatgaactcctttgaacgccggtcggccatgtacatccattgccgactcatctgggtccacaatacatttatatacatcattgtagtgtacaaatagttcattcatactaccaatttataactaatattgaatacgctattaataaaactgaattacaaaattataacgatgcatatggccttctgactgcatgactttgtaaaaactttgtttctctatatggaactttatatttttgtacaagaaacgacgcatgtggccttctggcctaactgagctgcgggtctcgaattggcgcagcatgcatctcgaatgtggaatcttataaagttttggaattttgaagggaactaaataaagcacccatccatacaaaatttgaattcaaatatataattgataatgcatataactataataaatagatactattcacttatcaaataaattgataaacatataaatacaataatttgatagtattcacatatcaatTAAAtggataacgcatataactacaataaaatgctacaactaaaaataattatcacatatataaactaaattaaataataactgcttctaaaaactaattgctaagttatggagaaaaataactaaccttttttgaaaaaaaaataaaaattcgcctcccctcccctcacttagctgccatgaacagtagTTCACGGCAACTTGGAgaggggaggggttggggtatttataggcgtgactcaaaggcaccggttggtgctcaacaaccggtgccaaacaatagacataggcaccggttgatgttactaaccggtgcctttgttgtgggcacgcGGCGGCACCGGATCATGGcaaaacccggtgccattgttcgccctttaggcaccggttggttccaccaaccggtacctattgctccttgttcttttgataccggttggtggcactcaCCGGTGCCTATACTGGGGTTTTGGTACCGGATAATGCTTTAACCCAGTACCAAAccccttacctttgatcgccgctggacaaaggtaccagctgcttacCGGTTGCAAAaaacagctggtacctttgacCAGGACTTTtgacccgttttctagtagaGAGCCAATAGTGATGGTCTTCTGTGTGTGGCAGTGCCTGCCAGTTCAACCCACTAGTATTAATGTGCCTGACAGGTAATAACCAGTTAGCGGATGTTGCGTTCGCTTGCAACCACTAGTACAAATAGTAATCGTACCATCGCATATTTAGCCATGGTTTATGTGTGTATGTTGTCTTTAAGTGTAACCACTAAGTACTAATAGTAGTAACAATCTAACAATAAGCCCCCAGAAAGCCGAAACTGCCGATTCTAGTACTAGTTTGCCCTTTTAAACCAATGGTAGAATACCTTCAACCTTTTTCATGTATAGCAGTTAAAGAATGGCACataaaaaaatttgatgttGGGTGAGTTTGGCTTGTAGTTGCTAGGGAGACGAGAAGAATGTTCCGAGTCATGACAATTGTACATTCAAGTTCTTCATCAGATTTTTCACTGAGCATTCTGTGGAACAAAGATAAACAGGTGCGCTGTAGATAAGATCGATCGGCTCAATGGAGCTGCCGCATGCTACGGGGCTTGCACGTCGACGACGACGTCTCGCTCCTCTCTCCTGTCGTCCGGTGATGAACATTCCATGAACCTGACACGGACACCTTTAGCGTAGCACATTCTCCTACGAACGTTAAGCATACGGCATGAGAAAATACTTTGACGCATCCACAATAACATGCCAgagccggccgggccggcgagCATGGACGTCGTCGCCACTCGATCTCGAGCCCCTATAAAAGGCCATGAAGTTCGGCCTGCTCTACGCACACTGCACACACTACTATACACAGCTAGCAGCACAAGCTAAAGATTAGTAACAACTGCACGTAGTAGGGTGCCCAATGGCAGCCTTGCCAACGTGCTTGGTCGCCCTCGTCGTGGCTCTCGGTTTTCTCTTCGTCCGACAGggctcggcggcgaggacgactgCCGGGGTGTCCGTGGAGCAGCGGCAGGAGGTGGAAAGCCTGCTCAGGAGGCTTAACAAGCCTCCTCTCGCAACCATCGAGGTAGATGGTTTTAAACGCAACAAGCCCTGTGTTCAGTAGCTTGactttcatgcatgcattcatcatgctattatttattattataaaaatacaGGTACCGTACCGATGCATGCATGACGGAGCTGTAGTGTGCTCTACCTTCCCAATTAACAGCATCATGATCGGGTTGTTGTGAACTGTtttatcttcttctttttctttttcttttgccaaACGTCATTTTTCAAAAACAGCTTCATGGTTGAAGCTCGTTTTTTTATGCTCGCACAAAGGAATAAAGAGAGGTGAagctgaaaaaaaaactttaataTTAAAAAGTTGATTTTCACAACTCTTATCATTTCCCTATCTCAGgaccttttttttttataatCCCAATCTCAGGACCTTATCTCATAATCTTTCATCCTTGAATAGGTGCAAATTTTTAGGTGGGGTCCGAGCAGCGGTAGTGGGGGCATGAGCCCACCCCGCTTCTCTCGGTGAGCCATGCATAAAGCTGTCGGTGAATCTGTTTTGCCACAAGTTTTTTTCAAAACGTTCAGCTTCACCAAGAAGAATGCTGTTCGTgaagttgttttcaaaaaaaaaacttcaactGTGAAGCTGAGCTATGCCAAACGGGACCTTAATTTATTTTGCAAATCTTGTATAGAATCCATTCTAACAAAGAATTTTGGGGTGTTTGGTTCCCGTGGGCTTACTTTTTAAGCCCCATCACATTGGGTATTAAGTATAAACTAATGACAAAATAAACTAATGATAAAATAAATTCCATAAACCCTTATGTTAATTCGcaagacgaatttattaagtcTAACTAGTCTAGGATCACTcatgtgatgctacagtaaacataagctaatcatagattaattaggcttaatagattcgtctcatgaATGAACCCTAAGCttatgcagttagttttataattaccTTATATTTAGTCTGTCTAATTGGTTTCAAAATATTCGATGCGATATGGTTTATTTTAAGCCCTTAGGAATCCAAATAACCCCTTAGGCAGCGCACACGTAATCCTTGTTTCCATAGTTACATTGATAGATAGATTATTTTCTGGATGCTAGCAGCCAATCCCATAAAAACTTCATGACCCTACCAATTTCAATGAGTGCCACAAAGACGTCATATAGCATCAGTACTAAGACGTACGTCTTCTTAGGACCTCCCGTGGTAACGCATTTCTGCTGGCATTTTTCTCAATTTGGCTATCTCTAGAAATACATTTCAATCATAGACGGCTACTTTTACAGGAATGCTGCAGCAAAGATTTTAAACATGACAATTTGTCTGATATTTACTACAACTCCATCCattacaaattttaatttgttttaCAACCTTTGTGCTGATTCAAACTTCTCCTATTTCGTACAAGTTGTTTATAAAAAATACGCAAACATACAACATCAAACTAGATGTGCcatgaaaaataattttgacgGCCTATTTATTTGATATTACATATGCTAATATATTTTATGTAAACTTGGTCAAATTTTGACAAGCCTGAAAATgaacaaaattaaaaaaaatacttaCAATATGAAACAACCTGCATTTTTCAACTTTGTTCCAACTTCCAACCACTTATTTTGAGAAATTAACAGAGCCCAGATGGAGATATTATAGACTGTGTGGACATCACCAAACAACCTGCATTTGATCATCCCCTACTCAAGAACCATACTATCCAGGTTTCTCTTTCCAGCACCCTAATTTCCATTATTTCCATATCTCCGAGGTGTAGAAAATATGCAGTGGCCACCACCATCAACCATGTATCATTATATCACTGAATTATCAACTTTCAGATGCGGCCATCTTACCACCCTAGAAGCCTATATCAAAACTACAACAGTACCTCCCATCCAATCACCCAAACATGGCATCAAAATGGAAAGTGCCATGAGAACACCATACCAATACGAAGAACCATGGTGGAGGATGTCCTAAGGGCAAGTTCTATCAGCATGTATGGCAAGAAGAGGCCCAGGAGTATTCCGAACCTCAATTCCATAAATCGCCCTGACACGCCAAATGCAGTGAAAGGGCACCAGGTAACAAAATTTCATTCAAGAATCACTGTCATATGTTTATTGATAATCTTCCTCTTTGATTCGTACGATTATTTCTACAATTGCTcatttaactttattttctctcCCATGGAGCAGTATGGTGTAGCAGCTGCACAGGATACTAAATGCTATGGAACTAAAGCCTCCTTCAATTTGTGGAAACCAACAATTGCTCGGGCAAATGATTTCAGCTTGTCACAGTTCTGGGTCAGCGCAGGTTCCTACAGTGGCAACGACCTCAATACCATTGAAGCTGGATGGCAGGTCAGACCTGAAGTGGAAACACAATACCTGCAGTATTTTTTGCCTTGCTTGTTTTTTTGCATCAGGATATTATAGGGCATGTCTATGTATCACTTGAGGTGATAAGTAGAGGAACCACCGCCTTAAGGATATATTATTAGATGGGCATACAACAAAGTGGTGAAGACATTAGTTTGCTTTATTCTGGCCCATTAAAGCCCACCTCAACAGAATGTTTCTCCCGAAAGATCTGCATGTATGCAAGAAAGCCCAGACTGATCATGTCACCCCACATGCACTCAaatttgaaaattaaaaaagCCATAAATCGTAAACGAATTATCTAAATGAGATTTTGATTACACCACTAACTTTCTTATAATAAGATCTCAAAACAATATTCCACTTGCCTATGTTTGCacgatattttttaaaaataatttttaatactaaataattaattttgctacacaaacaaataaatatttttacgAACAACAAAATTATAGGTAACAAACCAATAATAATATACTACGAACAAAAATTACACATCACAAACATCTGATTATATTGAATAAATAATCAAAAACGAATATCACGAGCAAATAAGTCAACATTATGGAACAATTTAATATACAAAGCGA
The nucleotide sequence above comes from Panicum virgatum strain AP13 chromosome 3K, P.virgatum_v5, whole genome shotgun sequence. Encoded proteins:
- the LOC120699378 gene encoding uncharacterized protein LOC120699378, which encodes MAALPTCLVALVVALGFLFVRQGSAARTTAGVSVEQRQEVESLLRRLNKPPLATIESPDGDIIDCVDITKQPAFDHPLLKNHTIQMRPSYHPRSLYQNYNSTSHPITQTWHQNGKCHENTIPIRRTMVEDVLRASSISMYGKKRPRSIPNLNSINRPDTPNAVKGHQYGVAAAQDTKCYGTKASFNLWKPTIARANDFSLSQFWVSAGSYSGNDLNTIEAGWQVYPGMYGDSNTRLFIYWTRDAYEHTGCYNLCSGFVQTNTQIAIGGTLSPDSTYGGTQYDIDIMAWKDPQSGNWWLQVGGNDVGYWPSTIFTTLQHSASSVEWGGEVASPDAGQTSTQMGSGHFPNEGFGKASHIKNLLVVDSSNTLRDPSGVNLIAPDSNCYNVQSGTSSNWGRYIYFGGPGKNPNCP